One genomic region from Streptomyces venezuelae encodes:
- a CDS encoding HU family DNA-binding protein — MNKAQLVEAIADKMGGRQQAAEAVDHVLDAIVRAVVAGDRVSVTGFGSFEKVDRPARYARNPQTGERVRVKKTSVPRFRAGQGFKDLVSGSKKLPKGGEVSVKKAPKGSLTGGASATVKKAAAKKATTAKKAAAKKATPAKKATTAAAKKATPAKKTTTAAAKKTTAAKKASTAAKKTTTAAAKKTTTAAAKKAVKATAKKTAPAAKKATATKAPAKKTTARKTTAKKAAAKK, encoded by the coding sequence GTGAACAAGGCGCAGCTCGTAGAAGCGATTGCCGACAAGATGGGCGGTCGCCAGCAGGCCGCCGAAGCCGTCGACCACGTGCTCGACGCCATCGTGCGTGCCGTGGTCGCGGGCGACCGGGTCTCGGTCACGGGCTTCGGCTCGTTCGAGAAGGTCGACCGTCCGGCCCGCTACGCCCGTAACCCGCAGACGGGCGAGCGCGTCCGGGTCAAGAAGACCTCGGTTCCGCGCTTCCGTGCAGGTCAGGGCTTCAAGGACCTGGTCAGCGGCTCGAAGAAGCTCCCCAAGGGTGGCGAGGTCTCGGTCAAGAAGGCCCCCAAGGGCAGCCTCACCGGTGGTGCCTCCGCGACCGTGAAGAAGGCCGCGGCCAAGAAGGCCACCACCGCCAAGAAGGCCGCCGCGAAGAAGGCGACCCCGGCGAAGAAGGCCACGACGGCCGCCGCGAAGAAGGCGACCCCGGCCAAGAAGACCACCACCGCGGCGGCGAAGAAGACCACCGCCGCGAAGAAGGCCTCGACGGCGGCCAAGAAGACCACGACCGCCGCCGCGAAGAAGACCACCACGGCCGCGGCGAAGAAGGCCGTCAAGGCCACGGCCAAGAAGACCGCGCCGGCCGCGAAGAAGGCCACGGCGACGAAGGCGCCCGCGAAGAAGACCACGGCGCGCAAGACGACCGCCAAGAAGGCCGCCGCCAAGAAGTAG
- the leuD gene encoding 3-isopropylmalate dehydratase small subunit, whose product MEAFTTHTGRAVPLRRSNVDTDQIIPAHWLKKVTRDGFEDGLFEAWRKDPEFVLNRPERQGASVLVAGPDFGTGSSREHAVWALQNYGFQTVISARFADIFRGNSLKNGLLTVVLPQETVDALWELTEADPTAEVTVDLEQRKVLAAGIEADFELDENARWRLLNGLDDISLTLQNEADIAAYEAARPSFKPRTITV is encoded by the coding sequence ATGGAAGCTTTCACCACGCACACCGGCCGGGCCGTCCCGCTGCGCCGCAGCAACGTCGACACCGACCAGATCATCCCGGCGCACTGGCTGAAGAAGGTCACCCGCGACGGCTTCGAGGACGGGCTCTTCGAGGCCTGGCGCAAGGACCCGGAGTTCGTCCTCAACCGCCCGGAGCGGCAGGGCGCCTCGGTCCTGGTCGCCGGCCCCGACTTCGGCACCGGCTCCTCCCGCGAGCACGCCGTCTGGGCGCTCCAGAACTACGGCTTCCAGACGGTCATCTCCGCCCGCTTCGCCGACATCTTCCGCGGCAACTCGCTGAAGAACGGCCTGCTCACCGTCGTCCTGCCGCAGGAGACGGTGGACGCGCTGTGGGAGCTGACCGAGGCCGACCCGACCGCCGAGGTCACGGTCGACCTGGAGCAGCGCAAGGTCCTGGCCGCCGGGATCGAGGCGGACTTCGAGCTCGACGAGAACGCCCGCTGGCGTCTGCTGAACGGACTCGACGACATCAGCCTCACCCTTCAGAACGAAGCCGACATCGCGGCCTACGAGGCGGCACGACCGTCCTTCAAGCCCCGTACAATTACGGTCTGA
- the leuC gene encoding 3-isopropylmalate dehydratase large subunit produces the protein MGRTLAEKVWDDHVVRRAEGEPDLLFIDLHLLHEVTSPQAFDGLRQNGRQVRRLDLTIATEDHNTPTLDIDKPIADPVSRAQLETLRKNCAEFGVRLHPLGDVEQGVVHVVGPQLGLTQPGTTVVCGDSHTSTHGAFGALAFGIGTSQVEHVLATQTLPLARPKTMAITVDGELPEDVTAKDLILAIIAKIGTGGGQGYILEYRGSAIEKLSMEARMTICNMSIEAGARAGMIAPDETTFAYLEGRAHAPEGEDWDAAVAYWKTLKSDEDAVFDAEVVIDAASLAPFVTWGTNPGQGAPLSSNVPDPASYEDASERLAAEKALEYMGLTAGQPLRDIKVDTVFVGSCTNGRIEDLRNAADLLKGRQVADGVRMLVVPGSVRVALQAVEEGLDKVFKEAGAEWRHAGCSMCLGMNPDQLAPGERSASTSNRNFEGRQGKGGRTHLVSPQVAAATAVLGHLASPADLSDVATTAGV, from the coding sequence ATGGGTAGGACACTCGCGGAGAAGGTCTGGGACGACCACGTCGTCCGGCGCGCCGAGGGCGAGCCCGACCTCCTCTTCATCGATCTGCACCTGCTGCACGAGGTGACCAGCCCCCAGGCCTTCGACGGCCTGCGCCAGAACGGCCGGCAGGTGCGGCGCCTCGACCTCACCATCGCCACCGAGGACCACAACACCCCGACCCTCGACATCGACAAGCCCATCGCGGACCCCGTCTCCCGCGCCCAGCTGGAGACGCTGCGGAAGAACTGCGCCGAGTTCGGCGTCCGGCTGCACCCGCTGGGCGACGTCGAGCAGGGCGTCGTCCACGTCGTGGGACCGCAGCTGGGCCTGACCCAGCCGGGCACGACCGTGGTCTGCGGCGACTCGCACACCTCCACGCACGGCGCTTTCGGCGCGCTGGCGTTCGGTATCGGCACCAGCCAGGTCGAGCACGTGCTCGCCACCCAGACGCTGCCGCTGGCCCGCCCGAAGACCATGGCCATCACGGTCGACGGCGAGCTGCCCGAGGACGTCACCGCCAAGGACCTGATCCTCGCGATCATCGCGAAGATCGGCACCGGCGGCGGCCAGGGCTACATCCTGGAGTACCGCGGCTCCGCCATCGAGAAGCTCTCGATGGAGGCCCGGATGACCATCTGCAACATGTCGATCGAGGCCGGCGCCCGGGCGGGCATGATCGCCCCCGACGAGACCACCTTCGCCTACCTGGAGGGCCGCGCCCACGCCCCCGAGGGCGAGGACTGGGACGCCGCCGTCGCGTACTGGAAGACCCTGAAGTCCGACGAGGACGCCGTCTTCGACGCCGAGGTCGTCATCGACGCCGCCTCCCTGGCGCCGTTCGTCACCTGGGGCACCAACCCCGGCCAGGGCGCGCCGCTTTCGTCGAACGTCCCCGACCCGGCTTCGTACGAAGACGCTTCGGAGCGCCTCGCCGCCGAAAAGGCCCTGGAGTACATGGGGTTGACCGCCGGACAGCCGCTGCGCGACATCAAGGTCGACACCGTCTTCGTAGGCTCCTGCACCAACGGCCGCATCGAGGACCTGCGCAACGCCGCGGACCTCCTCAAGGGCCGCCAGGTCGCCGACGGCGTCCGCATGCTGGTCGTCCCCGGCTCCGTCCGGGTCGCCCTGCAGGCCGTGGAGGAAGGCCTGGACAAGGTCTTCAAGGAGGCCGGCGCCGAATGGCGGCACGCGGGCTGCTCGATGTGTCTGGGCATGAACCCCGACCAACTGGCGCCCGGTGAGCGCTCCGCGTCCACCTCCAACCGCAACTTCGAGGGCCGGCAGGGCAAGGGCGGTCGCACCCACCTGGTCTCCCCCCAGGTCGCCGCCGCCACCGCCGTCCTGGGCCACCTGGCCTCCCCGGCCGATCTGTCCGACGTCGCCACCACCGCGGGGGTCTGA
- the ndgR gene encoding IclR family transcriptional regulator NdgR, which produces MDNSSGVGVLDKAALVLSALESGPATLAGLVAATGLARPTAHRLAVALEHHRMVARDMQGRFILGPRLSELAAAAGEDRLLATAGPVLTHLRDVTGESAQLYRRQGDMRICVAAAERLSGLRDTVPVGSTLTMKAGSSAQILMAWEEPERLHRGLQGARFTATALSGVRRRGWAQSIGEREPGVASVSAPVRGPSNRVVAAVSVSGPIERLTRHPGRMHAQAVIDAAARLSEALRRNG; this is translated from the coding sequence ATGGACAACTCTAGCGGCGTAGGCGTTCTCGACAAGGCAGCCCTTGTCCTGAGCGCTCTGGAGTCCGGTCCGGCCACCCTCGCAGGACTGGTCGCGGCGACGGGACTCGCACGACCCACGGCACACCGACTGGCCGTGGCACTGGAACACCACCGGATGGTGGCGCGTGACATGCAGGGCCGGTTCATCCTCGGACCGCGCCTCTCGGAGCTCGCGGCCGCGGCCGGCGAGGACCGCCTGCTCGCGACCGCCGGCCCCGTGCTGACGCATCTGCGCGATGTCACCGGCGAGAGCGCCCAGCTCTACCGGCGGCAGGGCGACATGCGCATCTGCGTGGCGGCGGCCGAGCGGCTCTCGGGCCTGCGGGACACCGTCCCGGTCGGCTCGACGCTGACCATGAAGGCCGGCTCCTCGGCGCAGATCCTGATGGCCTGGGAGGAGCCCGAGCGGCTGCACCGCGGCCTCCAGGGCGCCCGCTTCACGGCGACGGCCCTGTCGGGCGTACGGCGCCGCGGGTGGGCCCAGTCGATCGGTGAGCGGGAGCCGGGCGTCGCGTCCGTCTCCGCGCCCGTACGCGGCCCCTCGAACCGCGTCGTGGCCGCCGTGTCGGTCTCGGGTCCGATCGAGCGCCTGACGCGCCACCCGGGCCGTATGCACGCCCAGGCGGTCATCGACGCCGCCGCCCGTCTCTCCGAGGCGCTCCGCCGCAACGGCTGA
- a CDS encoding HAD family hydrolase has protein sequence MSIRAVLWDVDDTIFDYATADRAGMSAHLTAEGLLDGFDSVDQALARWQELTELHWRRFEIEGGDFQDQRRARVREFLGVPELTAAGADDWFDRYVVHYQAAWELFPDALPVLDLLAADYRQAVLSNSSIHAQEPKLRALGVRDRFEAVLCAAELGVAKPAPEAFHAACTALGLAPEEIAYVGDQPDTDARGAVEAGLLGVWLDRADTGGRPELARITDLRQLPALLRGDTRFGAPSTFR, from the coding sequence ATGAGCATCCGCGCCGTCCTGTGGGACGTGGACGACACGATCTTCGACTACGCGACAGCCGACCGCGCCGGCATGAGCGCGCATCTGACGGCCGAGGGCCTGCTCGACGGATTCGACTCCGTCGACCAGGCCCTCGCGCGGTGGCAGGAGCTCACGGAACTGCACTGGCGCCGCTTCGAGATCGAGGGCGGCGACTTCCAGGACCAGCGGCGGGCCCGCGTCCGGGAATTCCTCGGGGTGCCGGAGCTCACGGCCGCCGGGGCCGACGACTGGTTCGACCGGTACGTCGTCCACTACCAGGCGGCCTGGGAGCTCTTCCCCGACGCCCTGCCCGTCCTCGACCTGCTCGCGGCCGACTACCGGCAGGCGGTGCTGTCGAACTCCAGCATCCACGCCCAGGAACCCAAGCTCCGCGCCCTGGGCGTGCGCGACCGCTTCGAGGCCGTCCTGTGCGCCGCCGAGCTCGGTGTCGCCAAGCCCGCTCCGGAGGCCTTCCACGCGGCCTGTACGGCCCTCGGCCTGGCCCCGGAGGAGATCGCGTACGTGGGGGACCAGCCCGACACCGACGCGCGGGGCGCGGTCGAGGCGGGGCTCCTGGGGGTCTGGCTGGATCGCGCGGACACGGGCGGCCGACCCGAGCTGGCGCGGATCACGGACCTCCGCCAGCTCCCCGCCCTGCTCCGGGGGGATACCCGTTTTGGAGCACCGTCCACCTTCAGGTAA
- the gltX gene encoding glutamate--tRNA ligase — MANANIRVRFCPSPTGNPHVGLVRTALFNWAFARHNEGTFVFRIEDTDAARDSEESYQQLLDSMRWLGFTWDEGPEIGGPHAPYRQSERMDIYKDVADKLLAGGYAYPCYCTTEELDERREAARAAGRASGYDGHCRDLTDEQKQAYEAEGRSHIVRFRMPDEATTFTDLVRGEITVQPENVTDYGIVRANGAPLYTLVNPVDDALMEITHVLRGEDLLSSTPRQIALYKALIELGVAKEIPQFGHLPYVMGEGNKKLSKRDPQASLNLYRERGFLPEGLLNYLSLLGWSFSADQDVFSIEDMVAKFDIADVNANPARFDLKKAESINGDHIRMLDVKAFAEACEPWLKAPHANWAAEDFDRAAWEAIAPHAQTRITVLSDITANVDFLFLPEPVFDQPSWDKAMKGEPAALLTTAREKLVDADWSDPESLKNAVLTAGEAHGLKLGKAQAPVRVAVTGRTVGLPLFESLEILGKEKSLARIDAALAKLAG; from the coding sequence GTGGCTAACGCGAACATCCGCGTCCGTTTCTGTCCCTCGCCGACCGGCAACCCCCACGTGGGCCTGGTCCGCACCGCTCTCTTCAACTGGGCCTTCGCCCGGCACAACGAGGGCACGTTCGTCTTCCGCATCGAGGACACCGACGCCGCGCGCGACTCGGAGGAGTCGTACCAGCAGCTGCTCGACTCGATGCGCTGGCTCGGCTTCACCTGGGACGAGGGCCCCGAGATCGGCGGCCCGCACGCGCCGTACCGCCAGTCGGAGCGGATGGACATCTACAAGGACGTCGCCGACAAGCTGCTCGCCGGCGGCTACGCGTACCCCTGCTACTGCACCACCGAGGAGCTCGACGAGCGCCGCGAGGCCGCCCGCGCCGCCGGCCGCGCCTCCGGCTACGACGGCCACTGCCGCGACCTCACCGACGAGCAGAAGCAGGCGTACGAGGCCGAGGGCCGCAGCCACATCGTCCGCTTCCGGATGCCGGACGAGGCGACCACCTTCACCGACCTGGTCCGCGGCGAGATCACCGTCCAGCCGGAGAACGTCACCGACTACGGCATCGTGCGCGCCAACGGCGCCCCGCTGTACACCCTGGTGAACCCGGTCGACGACGCCCTGATGGAGATCACCCACGTCCTGCGCGGCGAGGACCTGCTCTCCTCCACCCCGCGCCAGATCGCGCTGTACAAGGCGCTGATCGAGCTGGGCGTCGCCAAGGAGATCCCGCAGTTCGGCCACCTGCCGTACGTCATGGGCGAGGGCAACAAGAAGCTCTCCAAGCGCGACCCGCAGGCCTCCCTCAACCTCTACAGGGAGCGCGGCTTCCTCCCCGAGGGCCTCCTGAACTACCTGTCGCTCCTCGGCTGGTCGTTCTCCGCCGACCAGGACGTCTTCTCGATCGAGGACATGGTCGCGAAGTTCGACATCGCCGACGTGAACGCCAACCCGGCGCGCTTCGACCTCAAGAAGGCCGAGTCGATCAACGGCGACCACATCCGCATGCTGGACGTGAAGGCCTTCGCCGAGGCCTGCGAGCCCTGGCTCAAGGCCCCGCACGCCAACTGGGCCGCCGAGGACTTCGACCGCGCCGCCTGGGAGGCCATCGCGCCGCACGCCCAGACGCGCATCACCGTCCTCTCGGACATCACGGCCAACGTCGACTTCCTCTTCCTCCCGGAGCCGGTCTTCGACCAGCCCTCGTGGGACAAGGCGATGAAGGGCGAGCCGGCCGCGCTGCTCACCACGGCCCGCGAGAAGCTCGTGGACGCCGACTGGAGCGACCCGGAGTCCCTCAAGAACGCGGTCCTGACCGCCGGCGAGGCCCACGGCCTCAAGCTCGGCAAGGCCCAGGCCCCCGTCCGCGTCGCCGTCACCGGCCGCACGGTCGGCCTGCCCCTCTTCGAGTCCCTGGAGATCCTGGGCAAGGAGAAGTCCCTGGCCCGCATCGACGCGGCCCTGGCGAAGCTCGCCGGCTGA
- a CDS encoding fumarylacetoacetate hydrolase family protein, which produces MRIARFSIDGNVAFGAVEGEGTVESGGLVLDIIKGIPYTDFELSGTKVPLSKVRLLPPVLPNKVVAIGRNYAEHAAELGNEVPDVPVAFFKPTTSVIGSGDAIEYPSFSNELHHEAELAVVIGRMCREVPRERVKDVVFGYTCANDVTARDAQQREKQWARAKGFDTSCPLGPWVETDLDPSDLAIQATVNGEQRQLGRTSDMIRSIEDLVVHITEAMTLLPGDVILTGTPAGVGPLNVGDEVAVTIEGIGTLTNKVIKRG; this is translated from the coding sequence GTGCGCATCGCCAGATTCTCCATCGACGGCAATGTGGCCTTCGGCGCCGTCGAGGGCGAGGGAACCGTCGAGTCCGGCGGCCTCGTCCTCGACATCATCAAGGGCATCCCGTACACCGACTTCGAGCTGAGCGGCACCAAGGTCCCGCTCAGCAAGGTACGGCTCCTGCCGCCCGTGCTCCCCAACAAGGTCGTGGCCATCGGCCGCAACTACGCGGAGCACGCCGCCGAACTCGGCAACGAGGTCCCCGACGTGCCCGTCGCCTTCTTCAAGCCCACCACCTCGGTGATCGGCTCCGGCGACGCCATCGAGTACCCCTCCTTCTCCAACGAGCTGCACCACGAGGCCGAGCTGGCCGTGGTCATCGGCCGGATGTGCCGCGAGGTGCCCCGCGAGCGCGTGAAGGACGTCGTCTTCGGCTACACCTGCGCCAACGACGTCACCGCCCGCGACGCCCAGCAGCGCGAGAAGCAGTGGGCCCGCGCCAAGGGCTTCGACACCTCCTGCCCCCTGGGGCCCTGGGTGGAGACCGACCTCGACCCGAGCGACCTGGCCATCCAGGCCACGGTCAACGGCGAACAGCGCCAGCTGGGTCGGACGAGCGACATGATCCGCTCCATCGAGGACCTGGTCGTCCACATCACCGAGGCCATGACGCTGCTCCCCGGCGACGTCATCCTCACCGGCACCCCCGCCGGGGTCGGCCCCCTCAACGTCGGCGACGAGGTCGCCGTCACCATCGAAGGCATCGGCACTCTCACCAATAAGGTGATCAAGCGTGGCTAA
- a CDS encoding nitrate- and nitrite sensing domain-containing protein, giving the protein MQGRFKRDGSGSPQARQGRAEAPAEQEPRAGTDRGPSASHTPNQGQGPSGDGGDGRRASAGTASAEAAEAPDKPQPENSVGPRIALRNWRISTRLVALLTLPVVAATSLGGIRISESLADIEQLDHMQLLTKLTREATDLAVALQAERDLSAGPLANGRPVTDYQVANPRKKTDREYKAFLAATDEIPSTEDDDALRSIRQNVSQIASQVTGLHLIRGNAYTKGVSHSVTVEAYSRLIRSLLSLSQDMAQATSNPEMIKRTRALAAFSSAKEYASIQQAIIAGALPPNDQSPGRIQQGDRLYGEAAFNSEGVELKSFRAIYETTGGDAEELTAALNNGDPSITAAEKYAERVLKSDAAMPGGTKRGHLNFTDEYGTKITAMNRTESILLGEMETMARELRQEAQREAIINGALILLVLGVSLIGAFVVARSMIRSLRRLQDTATKVAQDRLPELVKQLSESDPQDVDTSVESVGVHSRDEIGQVAAAFDDVHREAVRLAAEQALLRGNVNAMFTNLSRRSQGLIQRQLSLISELESREADPDQLSSLFKLDHLATRMRRNGENLLVLAGEEPGRRWTRPVPLVDVLRAAASEVEQYERIELAAVPATEVAGRVVNDLVHLLAELLENATSFSSPQTKVRVTGHALPDGRVLVEIHDTGIGLSPEDLAAINERLASPPTVDVSVSRRMGLFVVGRLSLRHGIRIQLRPSDSGGTTALVMLPVDVAQGGRKPMPNPGAGGQGAMPQGAQAPGGRLPGGPAAGGPGGGRPGGPGGAPSAAGRLGAAAGAGRGQVGTSAPRAALPGREGAPLTGGPQPSRTQQPQQAQLDQSGQLPQASKGPQQDPLRPAPGAGGLIGGAASAIPSRTDVWGNQGNQGAQGNQAGRHSGPGAQRQAPQGEQAAGYGAPRAELPGGNAQPQRPQAASWGNDPAQQPVRRPQQEMTPLDAPRGHEDPETTGRYAAPAAPQGPGSTGQFPRPDFGAPQQAPQGQQPQAPQAPQIQAYPGGVQDPASTAQFPRPDFGAAQGPGSTGQFPRPDFGAQQGPGSTGQFPRPDFGAQLGAPAGPQGPGGQTPQQAPQAQQQGYQGGQQQQFGRQPYVPQAQQAPQQAPAPRQRTGGSELGAPRPANEQAEQPRQPQLQQPRRPEALPPAPGSGDGRTPLYDTLETNWFHQEQAQQQAGQQGQTPAAPQAQAPAAPVAQHPAGGPAGAGDGRQNGGAAWRTSPNDELVRQAERVRKPAAGGVTTSGLPRRVPKANLVPGTAQEQAHTAGPQVSRAPDDVRGRLTNLRRGIQQGRQAGNSTTGNHHLGPNHQQER; this is encoded by the coding sequence GTGCAGGGACGTTTCAAGAGGGATGGCTCGGGGTCTCCCCAGGCCCGTCAGGGCCGAGCCGAAGCTCCGGCGGAGCAGGAACCGCGTGCCGGGACCGACCGCGGTCCCTCGGCCTCGCACACCCCCAACCAGGGTCAGGGACCTTCCGGCGACGGCGGTGACGGCAGGCGCGCGAGCGCCGGGACCGCATCCGCCGAGGCCGCCGAGGCTCCCGACAAGCCCCAGCCCGAGAACTCGGTCGGCCCCCGAATAGCCCTGCGCAACTGGCGCATCTCCACGCGTCTGGTCGCTCTGCTGACCCTGCCCGTGGTCGCGGCCACCTCGCTGGGCGGTATCCGCATCAGCGAGTCGCTCGCGGACATCGAGCAGCTCGACCACATGCAGCTGCTGACCAAGCTGACCCGTGAGGCGACCGACCTCGCCGTGGCCCTCCAGGCCGAGCGTGACCTCTCCGCCGGCCCGCTGGCCAACGGCAGGCCCGTCACCGACTACCAGGTCGCGAACCCGCGCAAGAAGACCGACCGCGAGTACAAGGCCTTCCTCGCCGCCACCGACGAGATCCCGAGCACCGAGGACGACGACGCGCTGCGGAGCATCCGCCAGAACGTCAGCCAGATCGCCTCCCAGGTCACCGGTCTCCACCTGATCCGCGGCAACGCCTACACGAAGGGCGTCTCCCACTCGGTGACGGTCGAGGCGTACAGCCGTCTCATCCGTTCGCTGCTCAGCCTGTCCCAGGACATGGCCCAGGCGACCAGCAACCCCGAGATGATCAAGCGGACCCGGGCGCTCGCCGCCTTCTCGTCCGCCAAGGAGTACGCCTCCATCCAGCAGGCGATCATCGCCGGAGCGCTCCCCCCGAACGACCAGAGCCCCGGCAGGATCCAGCAGGGTGACCGGCTCTACGGCGAGGCCGCCTTCAACTCCGAGGGCGTCGAGCTCAAGTCCTTCCGGGCGATCTACGAGACGACCGGCGGGGACGCCGAGGAGCTCACCGCCGCCCTCAACAACGGCGACCCGTCGATCACCGCCGCCGAGAAGTACGCCGAGCGCGTGCTGAAGTCGGACGCGGCGATGCCCGGTGGCACCAAGCGCGGTCACCTGAACTTCACCGACGAGTACGGCACCAAGATCACCGCCATGAACCGGACCGAGAGCATCCTGCTCGGCGAGATGGAGACCATGGCGCGCGAGCTGCGGCAGGAAGCCCAGCGCGAGGCCATCATCAACGGTGCCCTGATCCTCCTCGTCCTCGGCGTCTCGCTCATCGGCGCCTTCGTCGTGGCCCGGTCCATGATCCGCTCGCTGCGCCGGCTCCAGGACACCGCGACCAAGGTCGCCCAGGACCGACTGCCCGAGCTCGTCAAGCAGCTCTCCGAGTCGGACCCGCAGGACGTCGACACCTCCGTCGAGTCCGTCGGTGTGCACTCCCGGGACGAGATCGGCCAGGTGGCCGCGGCCTTCGACGACGTGCACCGCGAGGCCGTGCGTCTCGCCGCCGAGCAGGCCCTCCTCCGGGGCAACGTCAACGCGATGTTCACCAACCTCTCGCGCCGTTCCCAGGGCCTCATCCAGCGTCAGCTCTCGCTCATCTCCGAGCTGGAGTCCCGCGAGGCCGACCCGGACCAGCTGTCCTCGCTGTTCAAGCTGGACCACCTCGCGACCCGTATGCGCCGGAACGGCGAGAACCTCCTCGTCCTCGCCGGTGAGGAGCCGGGCCGTCGCTGGACCCGCCCCGTCCCGCTGGTCGACGTGCTCCGTGCCGCCGCCTCCGAGGTGGAGCAGTACGAGCGCATCGAGCTGGCCGCGGTCCCGGCGACCGAGGTCGCCGGCCGGGTCGTCAACGACCTCGTGCACCTCCTCGCCGAGCTGCTCGAGAACGCCACCTCGTTCTCGTCCCCCCAGACCAAGGTCCGGGTGACCGGTCACGCGCTGCCCGACGGCCGTGTGCTCGTCGAGATCCACGACACCGGCATCGGCCTCTCCCCCGAGGACCTCGCCGCGATCAACGAGCGGCTCGCCTCGCCGCCCACCGTGGACGTCTCGGTCTCCCGTCGCATGGGTCTCTTCGTGGTCGGCCGCCTGTCCCTGCGACACGGCATCCGCATCCAGCTGCGTCCCTCCGACTCGGGCGGCACCACCGCGCTCGTCATGCTGCCGGTCGACGTCGCCCAGGGCGGCAGGAAGCCCATGCCCAACCCGGGCGCCGGCGGCCAGGGCGCGATGCCCCAGGGTGCCCAGGCTCCCGGCGGACGGCTCCCCGGCGGTCCCGCGGCCGGCGGCCCCGGCGGCGGACGTCCCGGCGGTCCGGGCGGTGCCCCTTCCGCGGCCGGCCGGCTCGGCGCAGCCGCCGGTGCCGGACGCGGCCAGGTCGGTACGAGCGCTCCGCGCGCCGCGCTGCCCGGCCGTGAGGGCGCCCCGCTCACGGGTGGCCCCCAGCCGTCCCGTACCCAGCAGCCCCAGCAGGCGCAGCTGGACCAGAGCGGGCAGCTGCCCCAGGCGTCCAAGGGCCCGCAGCAGGACCCGCTGCGTCCGGCCCCCGGCGCGGGCGGTCTCATCGGCGGCGCCGCGAGCGCCATCCCGTCCCGCACGGACGTGTGGGGCAACCAGGGCAACCAGGGCGCGCAGGGCAACCAGGCGGGCCGGCATTCCGGCCCCGGTGCCCAACGGCAGGCCCCGCAGGGCGAGCAGGCCGCCGGTTACGGCGCCCCGCGCGCCGAACTGCCGGGCGGCAACGCCCAGCCGCAGCGTCCGCAGGCCGCGAGCTGGGGCAACGACCCGGCGCAGCAGCCGGTCCGGCGCCCGCAGCAGGAGATGACCCCGCTGGACGCTCCCCGCGGTCACGAGGACCCGGAGACGACGGGCCGGTACGCGGCTCCGGCGGCCCCCCAGGGCCCCGGCTCCACGGGCCAGTTCCCGCGTCCCGACTTCGGCGCGCCGCAGCAGGCGCCGCAGGGCCAGCAGCCGCAGGCGCCCCAGGCCCCGCAGATCCAGGCGTACCCGGGCGGTGTGCAGGACCCGGCGTCGACGGCGCAGTTCCCGCGCCCGGACTTCGGCGCGGCCCAGGGTCCCGGCTCCACGGGCCAGTTCCCGCGGCCTGACTTCGGTGCGCAGCAGGGTCCCGGTTCGACCGGTCAGTTCCCGCGCCCCGACTTCGGTGCTCAGCTGGGGGCACCTGCCGGGCCGCAGGGTCCAGGGGGACAGACGCCCCAGCAGGCCCCGCAGGCACAGCAGCAGGGCTACCAGGGCGGCCAGCAGCAGCAGTTCGGCCGGCAGCCCTACGTACCGCAGGCGCAGCAGGCCCCGCAGCAGGCTCCGGCCCCGCGGCAGCGGACCGGCGGCTCGGAGCTCGGTGCCCCGCGCCCGGCGAACGAGCAGGCCGAGCAGCCGCGTCAGCCGCAGCTCCAGCAGCCCCGCCGTCCGGAGGCGCTGCCCCCGGCCCCCGGCTCGGGTGACGGTCGTACCCCGCTGTACGACACGCTGGAGACCAACTGGTTCCACCAGGAGCAGGCCCAGCAGCAGGCCGGGCAGCAGGGTCAGACCCCCGCCGCCCCGCAGGCGCAGGCCCCGGCCGCTCCGGTGGCGCAGCATCCGGCCGGAGGCCCGGCCGGTGCCGGTGACGGCCGGCAGAACGGCGGAGCCGCCTGGCGGACCTCCCCCAACGACGAGTTGGTGCGTCAGGCCGAGCGGGTGCGCAAGCCCGCGGCCGGCGGCGTCACCACCTCCGGCCTCCCCCGGCGCGTGCCGAAGGCCAACCTCGTACCCGGGACCGCACAGGAGCAGGCGCACACCGCCGGCCCCCAGGTCTCGCGTGCACCCGACGACGTCCGCGGCCGGCTCACCAACCTCCGCCGCGGCATCCAGCAGGGCCGACAGGCCGGAAACTCGACCACGGGTAACCACCACCTCGGTCCGAACCATCAGCAGGAGCGTTAG
- a CDS encoding roadblock/LC7 domain-containing protein produces MSQAAQNLNWLITNFVDNTPGVSHTVVVSADGLLLAMSEGFPRDRADQLAAVASGLTSLTAGASRIFEGGPVAQTVVEMERGFLFLMQVSDGSSLAVLAHPECDIGLVGYEMALLVDRAGSVLTPDLRAELQGSLLH; encoded by the coding sequence ATGAGCCAGGCGGCGCAGAATCTGAACTGGTTGATCACCAACTTCGTGGACAACACCCCCGGGGTGTCCCACACAGTGGTGGTCTCCGCCGACGGACTCCTGCTGGCCATGTCCGAAGGATTCCCCCGCGACCGTGCCGACCAGCTGGCGGCGGTCGCATCCGGACTGACCTCGCTGACCGCGGGGGCGTCCCGGATCTTCGAGGGCGGTCCTGTCGCACAGACCGTGGTGGAGATGGAGCGCGGCTTCCTCTTCCTCATGCAGGTCTCCGACGGATCCTCACTGGCCGTGCTCGCGCACCCCGAGTGCGACATCGGCCTCGTGGGCTACGAGATGGCGCTGCTGGTCGACCGGGCCGGCAGCGTGCTCACCCCGGATCTCCGCGCGGAGCTCCAGGGCAGTCTGCTCCACTAG